Proteins encoded within one genomic window of Thermococcus celer Vu 13 = JCM 8558:
- a CDS encoding metal-dependent transcriptional regulator: protein MNVSKREEEYLEAMYILHKNKGVIRVKDIARMMRVKPPSVVDALKKLSEKGLIEYEKYDRILLTNEGRRIAEDTYSKHLLLTQFFTDILGIPRETAERDACQFEHYVSGITVKRIREFAQFIQEECPYVLKQFLKEKLVEKEEPE, encoded by the coding sequence TTGAATGTAAGCAAGAGGGAAGAGGAGTACCTCGAGGCCATGTACATCCTCCACAAGAACAAGGGGGTTATCCGAGTTAAGGACATTGCCAGGATGATGAGGGTAAAACCCCCGAGCGTTGTGGACGCACTGAAAAAGCTCAGCGAGAAGGGGCTCATCGAGTACGAGAAGTACGACAGGATCCTTCTCACGAACGAGGGCCGGCGTATAGCCGAGGACACCTACTCAAAGCACCTTCTCCTCACTCAGTTCTTCACGGACATACTCGGTATTCCGCGGGAGACGGCTGAGAGGGACGCCTGCCAGTTCGAGCACTACGTCAGCGGGATAACCGTCAAAAGGATAAGGGAGTTCGCGCAGTTCATCCAGGAGGAGTGCCCCTACGTGCTCAAGCAGTTCCTCAAGGAGAAGCTGGTCGAGAAAGAAGAACCTGAGTGA
- a CDS encoding IGHMBP2 family helicase, with protein MMENETLRGFISHLKTLVEMERKAEIEAMRAEMRRLSGREREKVGRAVLGLNGKVVGEELGYFLVRYGREREIETEISVGDLVVVSKRDPLKSDLVGTVTEKGKRFLTVALETVPEWALKGVRLDLYANDITFKRWLENLDNLREGGRRALEFYLGLREPEGSEEVPFEPFDRSLNASQRRAISKALGSPDFFLVHGPFGTGKTRTLVELIRQEVERGNKVLATAESNVAVDNLVERLVDSGVGVVRVGHPSRVSRGLHETTLAYLITQHELYGELRELYATAQSLKEKRDTFTKPAPRYRRGLSDREILRLASKGVGTRGVPARLIREMAEWIKLNEGVRKAFDDAMKLEERIAREIIGEADVVLTTNSSAALDVVDYADYDVAVIDEATQATIPSVLIPINRAKRFVLGGDHRQLPPTILSEKARELSKTLFEGLIERHPGKSEMLEIQYRMNERLMEFPSKEFYGGRVRADGSVRGITLADLGVEEPPEGPSSEVLKPDNVLVFVDTSRRDDRFERRRYGSESRENPLEAKLVEEIVNGLLGLGVDPGWIGVITPYDDQRELIRSLLPEEVEVKTVDGYQGREKEVIVLSLVRSNGKGELGFLKDLRRLNVSLTRAKRKLIVVGDSSTLVAHPTYKRLVEFVREKEVIVDAGELGV; from the coding sequence ATGATGGAGAACGAAACGCTAAGGGGATTCATCTCTCACCTCAAGACCCTCGTCGAGATGGAGAGGAAGGCCGAGATAGAGGCGATGAGGGCCGAGATGAGGCGGCTCTCTGGAAGGGAGCGCGAGAAGGTCGGGAGGGCCGTTCTGGGCCTCAACGGGAAGGTGGTCGGCGAGGAGCTCGGCTACTTCCTCGTCCGGTACGGGCGCGAGAGGGAGATAGAGACCGAGATAAGCGTCGGCGACCTCGTCGTGGTGAGCAAAAGAGACCCCCTTAAGAGCGATTTGGTCGGAACCGTGACCGAGAAGGGAAAGCGCTTCCTGACGGTCGCCCTCGAGACGGTCCCGGAGTGGGCGCTGAAGGGGGTTCGGCTTGACCTCTACGCGAACGACATAACCTTTAAGAGGTGGCTCGAGAACCTCGATAACCTGCGCGAGGGCGGGAGGAGAGCCCTCGAGTTCTACCTCGGCCTGAGGGAGCCGGAGGGAAGCGAGGAAGTTCCCTTCGAGCCTTTCGATAGAAGCCTGAACGCGAGCCAGAGGCGGGCCATCTCGAAGGCCCTCGGCAGTCCCGACTTCTTCCTCGTCCACGGCCCCTTCGGAACCGGGAAGACCAGAACACTGGTGGAGCTGATAAGGCAGGAGGTGGAGAGGGGGAATAAGGTCCTCGCAACGGCGGAGAGCAACGTGGCGGTGGACAACCTCGTGGAGAGGCTCGTCGATTCGGGCGTTGGGGTCGTGCGCGTTGGCCACCCGAGTAGGGTCTCGCGGGGCCTTCACGAGACCACCCTGGCGTACCTGATAACCCAGCACGAGCTCTACGGTGAGCTGAGGGAGCTTTACGCCACGGCCCAGAGCCTCAAGGAGAAGCGGGACACCTTCACGAAGCCCGCACCCAGATACCGGCGGGGCCTGAGCGACCGCGAGATACTGCGACTGGCCTCTAAGGGAGTTGGAACGAGAGGGGTTCCCGCCCGCCTGATAAGGGAGATGGCCGAGTGGATTAAGCTAAACGAGGGGGTAAGAAAGGCCTTCGACGACGCGATGAAGCTCGAGGAGAGGATAGCGAGGGAGATAATTGGGGAGGCCGACGTCGTCCTGACCACCAACTCCTCGGCGGCCCTCGACGTCGTAGACTACGCCGATTACGACGTGGCGGTAATCGACGAGGCGACGCAGGCGACCATCCCGAGCGTTTTAATCCCGATAAACCGGGCCAAGCGCTTCGTTCTCGGCGGCGACCACAGGCAGCTGCCCCCGACGATACTGAGCGAGAAGGCGAGGGAGCTGAGTAAAACACTCTTCGAGGGCCTCATCGAACGCCATCCCGGAAAGAGCGAGATGCTCGAGATCCAGTACAGGATGAACGAGAGGCTCATGGAGTTCCCGAGTAAGGAGTTCTACGGCGGAAGGGTGAGGGCCGACGGGAGCGTTAGGGGAATAACCCTCGCCGACCTCGGGGTTGAGGAACCCCCGGAAGGCCCGTCCAGTGAGGTTCTGAAACCCGATAACGTCCTCGTCTTCGTGGACACCTCGAGGAGGGACGACCGCTTCGAGAGGCGGCGCTACGGGAGCGAGAGCAGGGAGAACCCGCTGGAGGCCAAACTCGTGGAGGAAATCGTCAACGGACTGCTGGGGCTCGGCGTCGACCCGGGATGGATCGGGGTCATCACGCCCTACGACGACCAGCGCGAGCTGATACGCTCGCTCCTGCCAGAGGAGGTCGAGGTGAAGACCGTCGACGGCTACCAGGGGAGGGAAAAGGAGGTGATCGTTCTGTCCCTCGTCCGCTCCAACGGGAAGGGCGAGCTCGGCTTCCTGAAGGACCTGAGGCGGTTGAACGTCTCGCTGACGAGGGCCAAACGGAAGCTCATAGTTGTGGGCGACTCATCGACGCTTGTCGCCCATCCGACCTATAAGCGGCTGGTGGAGTTCGTGCGTGAGAAAGAGGTTATCGTCGATGCCGGCGAACTGGGGGTGTGA
- a CDS encoding NCS2 family permease — MGWFEDYFEFERYGTDMRTEVLAGVTTFMTMAYILFVNPAILSDAMGKEAFNSLVAVTALAAGFATLLMGLYAKKPFALAPGMGLNAYFAYNVVLGMGYDWRVALAAVFVEGLIFIVLSVTKVRSAIIHAIPLSQKYAVGAGIGLFLTFIGLNDVGLLTAKVTETGVLQFTGLNGTALASKEIILFFFGLFLAAVLISLRIKGALLVSILTTAVLGWITGAAPWPEHLLSTPNLSYTFMKMDLKGLLNVGAIGVVFAFFMVDFFDTLGTVTGLSAKAGFLTRDGKVPDAEKVLLTDAIGTTVGAILGTSTVTTYIESAAGIEEGGRTGMTALVTGLLFLGVGLFIAPLAQAIPAFATAPALVVVGYYMLSAVREIDFSDHTEAIPAFLVLVTIPYTYSIADGIGAGFISYTLLKLFSGRGKEVHPLMYVLAAIFVAYFAYLSGLF, encoded by the coding sequence ATGGGATGGTTCGAGGACTACTTCGAGTTTGAGAGGTACGGCACGGATATGAGGACCGAGGTGCTCGCGGGGGTAACGACCTTCATGACGATGGCCTACATCCTCTTCGTGAACCCCGCGATACTCAGCGATGCCATGGGGAAGGAGGCCTTCAACTCGCTCGTTGCCGTCACGGCCCTGGCCGCGGGCTTCGCGACTCTCCTCATGGGGCTCTACGCCAAGAAGCCCTTCGCCCTCGCCCCAGGGATGGGGCTGAACGCCTACTTCGCCTACAACGTGGTACTCGGCATGGGCTACGACTGGCGCGTGGCCCTCGCGGCGGTCTTCGTTGAGGGCCTGATCTTCATCGTCCTGAGCGTTACGAAGGTGAGGAGCGCGATAATACACGCGATACCGCTAAGTCAGAAGTACGCGGTGGGCGCGGGGATAGGCCTCTTCCTGACCTTCATAGGGCTCAACGACGTCGGCCTGTTAACGGCCAAGGTCACGGAAACGGGGGTTCTCCAGTTCACGGGCCTCAACGGCACCGCGCTGGCGAGCAAGGAGATAATCCTTTTCTTCTTCGGGCTGTTCCTGGCGGCAGTCTTGATATCCCTCCGCATCAAGGGGGCCCTGCTTGTATCCATCCTTACCACCGCCGTGCTCGGCTGGATAACCGGCGCCGCCCCGTGGCCGGAGCACCTGCTCTCGACACCGAATTTGAGCTACACCTTCATGAAGATGGACCTGAAGGGACTCCTCAACGTAGGGGCGATAGGGGTTGTCTTCGCCTTCTTCATGGTGGACTTCTTCGACACCCTCGGAACGGTCACCGGGCTGAGCGCAAAGGCCGGCTTTCTGACGAGGGACGGGAAGGTTCCGGATGCCGAGAAGGTGCTCCTAACCGACGCTATAGGCACGACCGTCGGCGCGATCCTCGGAACCTCGACCGTTACGACCTACATAGAGAGCGCCGCAGGCATAGAGGAGGGCGGAAGAACCGGGATGACTGCGCTCGTCACTGGCCTGCTCTTCCTCGGCGTGGGCCTCTTTATAGCGCCTCTCGCCCAGGCGATACCGGCCTTCGCCACCGCCCCGGCCCTCGTGGTAGTGGGTTACTACATGCTGAGCGCGGTCAGGGAGATCGACTTCAGCGACCACACCGAGGCCATTCCAGCCTTCCTCGTGCTCGTGACGATACCCTACACCTACTCGATAGCGGATGGCATCGGCGCGGGCTTCATCAGCTACACCCTGCTCAAGCTCTTCAGCGGCCGTGGAAAAGAGGTTCACCCGCTGATGTACGTCCTCGCGGCCATATTCGTGGCCTACTTCGCCTACCTCAGCGGGCTCTTTTGA
- a CDS encoding tetratricopeptide repeat protein — protein sequence MTDVKAEWEKALSEKDCERLLELFDDYIEGIEDEEKLRGELKRLGEVVPDCDDPYDLAHEIAHVYAHLDDLEEGIGLYKRILERKKDDPEEHATALYYLADAYEHFGMPEKAIETYEDLLKLEEEVLKNEREIALTLANLAVNYDEIGETEKAIELMEKAGEIFERLGDDKNRLISLLDLAHFKYELGDYDAAGKLIGEVLRNPRDDEIEVNAKLVEAEISAGKEDYGKAFRAMRDALLKAINVNDEIFDLVFETLVDFIEGLFNEGAYETVAGNVETLAELFEDDTAYFFRAIGELARWKGGDEEAKKRFEELYSRVENEDLRSTLDEWKRPKLSLELGL from the coding sequence ATGACCGACGTTAAAGCCGAGTGGGAGAAGGCTCTGAGCGAGAAGGACTGCGAAAGGCTCCTGGAGCTGTTTGACGATTACATAGAGGGCATCGAAGACGAGGAAAAGCTGAGGGGTGAGCTGAAGAGACTTGGGGAGGTCGTCCCGGACTGCGATGACCCCTACGACCTCGCCCACGAGATAGCCCACGTTTACGCCCACCTGGACGATTTGGAGGAAGGCATTGGCCTTTACAAACGGATACTCGAGCGTAAAAAGGACGATCCGGAGGAGCACGCGACCGCCCTCTACTACCTGGCCGATGCCTACGAGCACTTCGGCATGCCCGAGAAGGCGATAGAGACCTACGAGGACCTCCTCAAGCTTGAGGAGGAAGTTCTGAAGAACGAGAGGGAGATAGCATTGACCCTCGCGAACCTTGCGGTAAACTACGATGAGATCGGTGAGACGGAGAAGGCGATAGAGCTCATGGAGAAGGCCGGGGAGATCTTCGAGAGGCTCGGGGACGATAAGAACCGCCTCATAAGCCTCCTTGACCTGGCCCACTTTAAGTACGAGCTCGGGGACTACGACGCGGCCGGGAAGCTCATCGGGGAGGTCCTCAGGAACCCGAGGGACGACGAGATAGAGGTCAACGCGAAGCTCGTGGAGGCGGAGATATCCGCGGGTAAAGAGGACTACGGAAAGGCGTTCAGGGCCATGCGGGACGCCCTGCTGAAGGCGATAAACGTGAACGACGAGATTTTTGACCTCGTGTTCGAAACGCTCGTTGACTTCATAGAGGGACTCTTCAACGAAGGGGCCTACGAAACCGTGGCAGGGAACGTGGAGACCCTTGCGGAGCTCTTCGAGGACGATACTGCCTACTTCTTCAGGGCGATTGGAGAGCTGGCGCGCTGGAAGGGCGGGGATGAGGAAGCGAAGAAGCGCTTCGAAGAGCTCTACTCCAGGGTGGAGAACGAGGACCTCCGCTCGACCCTCGACGAGTGGAAGAGGCCGAAGCTGAGCCTTGAGCTGGGGCTTTGA
- a CDS encoding elongation factor 1-beta gives MADFNLVGVIKVMPTDPDVNLDELEEKLKAVIPEKFGLAKVEREPIAFGLVALKFYVLGRDEEGYSYDEVAELFREVENVESAEVETVSRI, from the coding sequence ATGGCGGATTTCAACCTCGTTGGCGTTATAAAGGTCATGCCGACCGATCCGGACGTGAACCTCGACGAGCTCGAGGAGAAACTCAAGGCGGTTATACCCGAGAAGTTCGGCCTCGCCAAGGTCGAGCGCGAGCCCATAGCCTTCGGTCTCGTCGCCCTCAAGTTCTACGTCCTCGGAAGGGACGAAGAGGGCTACTCCTACGACGAGGTCGCCGAGCTCTTCAGGGAAGTTGAGAACGTCGAGAGCGCGGAAGTTGAGACCGTTTCGAGGATCTGA
- a CDS encoding type II toxin-antitoxin system PemK/MazF family toxin — MGTTVKVSARIPRGSAERMDSLIEQGIYPNRSEIIKEALREFLLRKRPRTAENSEIKPYLKAVEGILRRDWESAADEYWDDVGESPMIPPGELPQWKIVLLGFPFVDLTNRKLRPVLIVSNDEINRTSNAVVALQITSNLGSGFRSTTSGYPIKTLYVTPGQSR, encoded by the coding sequence ATGGGGACGACGGTTAAGGTTTCCGCGAGGATACCCAGGGGGTCCGCGGAGAGGATGGACAGTCTCATTGAACAGGGCATCTACCCGAACAGGAGCGAGATAATAAAGGAAGCCCTCAGGGAGTTTCTTCTCAGAAAGAGACCGAGAACGGCCGAAAATTCCGAGATTAAGCCATACCTCAAAGCCGTTGAGGGAATCCTCCGCAGGGACTGGGAGAGCGCGGCGGACGAGTACTGGGACGACGTGGGGGAGTCCCCTATGATTCCACCGGGTGAGCTCCCCCAGTGGAAGATAGTCCTCCTCGGTTTTCCTTTTGTGGACCTGACGAACCGAAAACTCCGCCCCGTGCTGATTGTTTCAAACGACGAGATCAACAGAACCTCAAACGCCGTTGTGGCGCTCCAGATAACGTCGAACCTCGGAAGCGGTTTCCGGAGTACAACGTCAGGGTACCCGATTAAGACGTTGTACGTTACGCCGGGACAAAGCCGCTGA
- the guaB gene encoding IMP dehydrogenase, which yields MGKFEHKLVNALRGYTFDDVLLIPQATEVEPKEVDVSTRITPNVKLNVPVLSAAMDTVTEWEMAVAMAREGGLGVIHRNMSVAEQVEMVRKVKRAERFIVEDVITVGPGETLDYALFLMERNDVDGLPVVDENGRIAGIITKEDIAAKEGSRVRDVMTGEVITVDENVSVEEALETMVSRRVSRLPVVDGDGKLVGIITMSDLTRRKKYRNAVRDANGDLIVAAAVGPFDIERAKALDRAGADVIVVDTAHAHNLKAIRAMKEIRKAVDADLIVGNVANPKAVDDLTFADAVKVGIGPGSICTTRVVAGVGVPQVTAIALVADRAGEYGLHVIADGGIRYSGDIVKAIAAGADAVMLGSLLAGTKEAPGKEVVINGRRYKTYRGMGSLGAMMKGGAERYYQKGHMKTGKFVPEGVEGVVPYRGSVGEVLYQLVGGLRSGMGYVGARNIAELKERGEFVIITQAGVRESHPHDITITNEAPNYPLGR from the coding sequence ATGGGAAAATTTGAACACAAACTTGTTAATGCCCTCAGGGGCTACACCTTCGACGACGTTCTTCTGATCCCTCAGGCGACTGAGGTCGAGCCCAAGGAGGTTGACGTCTCAACCCGGATAACGCCGAACGTGAAACTCAACGTACCTGTTCTCAGCGCGGCGATGGACACGGTCACCGAGTGGGAGATGGCCGTTGCGATGGCCCGCGAGGGCGGCCTCGGCGTCATCCACAGGAACATGAGCGTGGCGGAGCAGGTCGAGATGGTCAGGAAGGTCAAGAGGGCGGAGCGCTTCATAGTCGAGGACGTCATCACCGTGGGGCCAGGGGAGACGCTCGACTACGCCCTCTTCCTCATGGAGAGGAACGACGTGGACGGCCTTCCGGTCGTCGATGAGAACGGAAGGATAGCCGGCATCATCACGAAGGAGGACATCGCCGCAAAGGAGGGGAGCAGGGTCAGGGACGTCATGACGGGAGAGGTGATAACCGTCGACGAGAACGTCTCGGTCGAGGAGGCCCTCGAGACGATGGTGAGCAGGAGGGTGTCCCGCCTTCCGGTGGTCGATGGGGACGGAAAACTCGTGGGGATAATAACCATGAGCGACCTCACGAGGAGGAAGAAGTACAGGAACGCGGTCAGGGACGCGAACGGGGACCTCATCGTTGCCGCCGCCGTCGGGCCCTTCGATATCGAGAGGGCGAAGGCCCTCGATAGAGCCGGGGCGGACGTCATCGTCGTTGACACGGCCCACGCCCACAACCTCAAGGCCATAAGGGCCATGAAGGAGATAAGGAAGGCCGTGGATGCGGATTTGATAGTCGGGAACGTGGCCAACCCGAAGGCCGTCGATGATTTAACCTTCGCCGACGCCGTGAAGGTCGGGATAGGCCCCGGAAGCATATGCACCACGAGGGTGGTTGCAGGAGTAGGCGTCCCGCAGGTCACCGCGATAGCGCTCGTGGCTGACAGGGCCGGGGAGTACGGGCTCCACGTGATAGCAGACGGCGGAATCCGCTACTCCGGGGACATCGTCAAGGCGATAGCGGCAGGAGCGGACGCGGTGATGCTCGGTTCCCTCCTGGCGGGGACGAAGGAGGCGCCGGGTAAGGAGGTCGTCATAAACGGCAGGCGCTACAAGACCTACCGCGGGATGGGCTCCCTCGGGGCGATGATGAAGGGCGGCGCCGAGAGGTACTACCAGAAAGGCCACATGAAGACCGGAAAGTTCGTGCCGGAGGGCGTCGAGGGCGTCGTTCCCTACAGGGGGAGCGTCGGCGAGGTCCTCTACCAGCTCGTCGGCGGTTTAAGGTCCGGGATGGGCTACGTGGGGGCCAGGAACATCGCTGAACTCAAGGAGAGGGGAGAGTTCGTCATCATCACCCAGGCCGGCGTCAGGGAGAGCCATCCTCACGACATCACCATCACCAACGAGGCCCCGAACTATCCCCTCGGGAGGTGA
- a CDS encoding ABC transporter ATP-binding protein, giving the protein MVNVELRGIVKGWDEFRLRIDELRVKDGEFLTLLGPSGCGKTTTLRIIAGFEKPDGGEVLFDGRPVNDLAPYERGIGIVFQDYALFPHMTVFRNVAFGLEMKGLPKEEIKRKVGRALKLVGLEGLENRYPEQLSGGQQQRVALARALVVEPDLLLLDEPLSNLDAKIRERLRGEIRRIQRELGITTIYVTHDQEEAMAISDRIAVMNVGRVEQVGKPLELYYHPRTEFVARFLGLSNILELKAENGRARIGKLCFDVGREGKVRVFFRPESVHVKPGDSAEVLDYELLPGRIRLKLGIDGEVILAERFLNELPFDVENLPGRVDVEVRGFSVLE; this is encoded by the coding sequence ATGGTGAACGTGGAACTGAGGGGCATCGTGAAGGGATGGGATGAATTTCGGCTCAGGATAGATGAGCTGAGGGTGAAGGACGGCGAGTTTCTCACGCTCCTCGGGCCGAGTGGATGTGGAAAGACGACAACGCTGAGGATAATCGCGGGATTCGAGAAACCGGACGGGGGGGAGGTGCTCTTCGATGGGAGGCCCGTAAACGACCTGGCCCCCTACGAGCGCGGAATCGGCATAGTCTTCCAGGACTACGCGCTGTTCCCCCACATGACGGTGTTCAGGAACGTCGCCTTCGGCCTCGAGATGAAGGGGCTTCCGAAGGAAGAAATCAAGCGGAAGGTGGGACGGGCGCTCAAGCTCGTCGGGCTGGAGGGCCTCGAGAACCGCTATCCGGAACAGCTGAGCGGCGGCCAGCAGCAGCGCGTGGCCCTCGCGAGGGCCCTCGTGGTCGAGCCCGACCTCCTCCTCCTCGACGAGCCACTGAGCAACCTGGATGCAAAGATACGGGAACGGCTCAGGGGGGAGATAAGGAGGATACAGCGCGAGCTCGGGATAACGACTATATACGTCACCCACGACCAGGAGGAGGCCATGGCCATAAGCGACAGGATAGCCGTGATGAACGTCGGCAGGGTGGAGCAAGTCGGGAAGCCGCTGGAACTCTACTACCATCCGAGGACGGAGTTCGTGGCGCGCTTCCTGGGTTTAAGCAACATACTGGAGCTCAAGGCGGAGAACGGGAGGGCCCGCATCGGGAAACTGTGCTTCGACGTCGGGAGGGAGGGGAAGGTCAGGGTCTTCTTCCGACCGGAGAGCGTCCACGTAAAACCGGGCGATAGCGCGGAGGTTCTCGATTATGAACTCCTGCCCGGCAGGATTAGGTTGAAACTCGGAATAGATGGGGAGGTTATCTTAGCGGAGCGCTTTCTCAACGAGCTACCCTTCGACGTCGAGAACCTCCCGGGGAGGGTGGACGTTGAGGTGAGGGGCTTCTCTGTGCTGGAGTGA
- a CDS encoding DUF1464 family protein, which produces MRVVGVDPGTKSFDVIGLEDGGIKLDLTFPSEVVAEAPERIVKAIADFNADLVIGPSGYGVPLKHISELTERDRFEMTLVREEELKEIPVLIGLQRMVSEMAERGMNVWFIPGVIHLPTVPEWRKYNRVDMGTADKMAITVLGIYDQAKRLGIGYGEVSFVLLEVGFGYNYAGAVKGGKIVDGIGGTIFPGPAYVNGGALDGEVAYLMGKLKKWHLFWGGATVIAANGILPPEEFAERLDEEPFAKAWEAMKDGFLKAVASELAVVGNAKEIILSGRLMRIDALRKDVEDLFEERFGLPVVKQRGLEGKAKEAAQGSAIIADGLAGGEFRELVEHVEIRKSRGSVLDYVRLPLEV; this is translated from the coding sequence ATGAGGGTGGTGGGAGTCGATCCCGGAACGAAGAGCTTCGACGTTATAGGACTCGAGGATGGGGGGATAAAGCTCGACCTCACATTCCCGAGCGAGGTGGTCGCGGAGGCACCCGAGAGGATCGTGAAGGCCATCGCGGACTTCAACGCCGACCTCGTGATCGGGCCCTCCGGCTACGGGGTGCCGCTGAAGCACATAAGCGAGTTAACCGAGCGGGACCGCTTCGAGATGACCCTCGTCAGGGAGGAGGAGCTGAAGGAGATCCCCGTCCTCATAGGGTTGCAGAGGATGGTAAGCGAGATGGCCGAGAGGGGCATGAACGTCTGGTTCATTCCCGGTGTCATCCACCTCCCGACGGTGCCGGAGTGGAGGAAATACAACAGGGTTGACATGGGGACGGCAGACAAGATGGCCATAACCGTTCTCGGCATCTACGACCAGGCGAAGAGGCTCGGAATCGGGTACGGGGAGGTTTCCTTCGTCCTCCTCGAGGTGGGCTTCGGCTACAACTACGCCGGGGCGGTGAAGGGCGGAAAAATCGTCGACGGCATAGGCGGAACCATCTTCCCGGGCCCGGCCTACGTGAACGGCGGTGCCCTCGACGGGGAGGTCGCCTACCTGATGGGAAAGCTCAAGAAGTGGCACCTCTTCTGGGGTGGGGCCACTGTGATAGCCGCCAACGGGATACTCCCGCCGGAGGAGTTCGCGGAGAGGCTCGACGAGGAACCGTTCGCAAAGGCCTGGGAGGCCATGAAGGACGGCTTTTTAAAGGCCGTCGCGAGCGAGCTGGCCGTCGTTGGTAACGCCAAGGAGATAATCCTCTCCGGCAGGCTGATGCGCATAGATGCCCTCCGGAAGGACGTGGAGGACCTCTTCGAGGAGCGTTTTGGCCTTCCCGTCGTGAAGCAGAGGGGCCTCGAGGGAAAGGCGAAGGAGGCCGCGCAGGGGAGCGCGATAATAGCGGACGGCCTCGCCGGTGGGGAGTTCAGGGAGCTCGTGGAGCACGTTGAGATAAGGAAGAGCCGAGGGAGCGTTCTCGACTACGTGAGGCTCCCGCTGGAGGTATGA
- a CDS encoding zinc finger domain-containing protein: protein MEPKFEVPVCTSCGKEITPREHATHFVCPNCGEAIIWRCESCRVLSVPYKCPKCGWEGP from the coding sequence GTGGAACCCAAGTTCGAGGTACCCGTATGCACGTCATGTGGAAAGGAGATAACCCCAAGGGAGCACGCCACTCACTTCGTCTGCCCGAACTGTGGCGAGGCGATAATCTGGCGCTGCGAGTCCTGCAGGGTTTTGAGCGTCCCCTACAAGTGCCCCAAGTGCGGCTGGGAGGGGCCGTGA
- the taw3 gene encoding tRNA(Phe) 7-((3-amino-3-carboxypropyl)-4-demethylwyosine(37)-N(4))-methyltransferase Taw3, whose translation MFLYTENFDGQKARAMAGLRKALSEKKVDEDVIPLLERINSLDNYFTTSSCSGRVSVMEMPYFGDKVNSVWLGKWHREVSVDEVLEAIGKHRKGQLWFLVRSPILHVAARSVEDAVGLLNLAVGLGFKYSNIKSVSHRKLLVEIRSTERMDVPLGEDGELWVDGEYIERIVGIANAQLRRFKGKLKRLEDEVGAKLK comes from the coding sequence GTGTTCCTCTACACCGAGAACTTCGACGGGCAGAAGGCGAGGGCCATGGCGGGTCTGAGAAAGGCCCTGTCCGAGAAGAAGGTGGACGAGGACGTTATCCCGCTCCTGGAGAGGATAAACTCGCTCGATAACTACTTCACGACCTCCTCCTGCTCCGGCAGGGTATCGGTGATGGAGATGCCCTACTTCGGCGACAAGGTCAACTCCGTCTGGCTGGGCAAGTGGCACCGCGAGGTCTCCGTCGACGAGGTGCTCGAGGCCATCGGGAAACATCGGAAAGGCCAGCTCTGGTTCCTGGTGAGGAGCCCCATCCTGCACGTCGCGGCGAGGAGCGTGGAGGATGCCGTTGGACTCCTGAACCTCGCGGTGGGCCTCGGCTTCAAGTACTCGAACATAAAGAGCGTGAGTCACAGAAAGCTCCTCGTCGAGATACGCTCCACAGAGAGGATGGACGTCCCGCTCGGTGAGGACGGGGAGCTCTGGGTCGATGGGGAATACATCGAGAGGATCGTCGGAATCGCCAACGCCCAGCTGAGGCGCTTCAAGGGAAAGCTGAAAAGATTGGAAGATGAGGTCGGGGCGAAACTAAAATAG